The following proteins come from a genomic window of Frankiaceae bacterium:
- a CDS encoding ferritin-like domain-containing protein, whose product AATRIDWSLPVDPGNPLDTPAEMLPIHGSAQYAKLSPREVDEMRQHTISWQFSQFLHGEQGAAICAARLVESVPDIDAKFYAATQVMDEARHAETYARFLQEKIGLVYPINVHLQALLNDTLSDSRWDMPYLGMQVLIEGVALAAFGMLREAATSPLPKSILAYVMQDEARHVAFGRLALKDAYRDLTTAEREEREDFIVEGCYLLRDRFQAREVWETLGYDVRECVDFVEQSPIMRTYRTLLFTRIVPIVKDIGLWGERIQKAYADMGVLDYAAVDIDAMMRHDEDVAEAIDEEKALRARADQVHETIAAGAAS is encoded by the coding sequence GCGGCGACGCGGATCGACTGGTCCCTGCCGGTCGACCCGGGCAACCCGCTCGACACCCCGGCTGAGATGCTGCCGATCCACGGCAGCGCGCAGTACGCGAAACTCAGCCCGCGCGAGGTCGACGAGATGCGCCAGCACACGATCTCGTGGCAGTTCAGCCAGTTCCTGCACGGCGAGCAGGGCGCCGCGATCTGCGCCGCGCGCCTGGTCGAGTCGGTGCCCGACATCGACGCGAAGTTCTACGCCGCCACGCAGGTGATGGACGAGGCGCGGCACGCCGAGACGTACGCCCGCTTCCTCCAGGAGAAGATCGGCCTCGTCTACCCGATCAACGTCCACCTCCAGGCGCTGCTGAACGACACGCTCAGCGACTCGCGCTGGGACATGCCGTACCTCGGCATGCAGGTGCTCATCGAAGGCGTGGCGCTGGCGGCGTTCGGGATGCTGCGCGAGGCCGCGACGTCGCCGCTGCCGAAGTCGATCCTGGCGTACGTCATGCAGGACGAGGCGCGGCACGTGGCGTTCGGGCGGCTGGCGCTGAAGGACGCGTACCGCGACCTCACGACGGCCGAGCGCGAGGAGCGCGAGGACTTCATCGTCGAGGGCTGCTACCTGCTGCGCGACCGCTTCCAGGCGCGCGAGGTGTGGGAGACGCTCGGGTACGACGTGCGGGAGTGCGTCGACTTCGTGGAGCAGTCGCCGATCATGCGGACGTACCGGACGCTGCTGTTCACGCGCATCGTGCCCATCGTCAAGGACATCGGGCTGTGGGGGGAGCGCATCCAGAAGGCGTACGCCGACATGGGTGTCCTCGACTACGCGGCTGTGGACATCGACGCGATGATGCGCCACGACGAGGACGTCGCGGAGGCCATCGACGAGGAGAAGGCGCTGCGCGCCAGGGCCGACCAGGTGCACGAGACGATCGCCGCGGGCGCGGCCTCGTAG